A genomic window from Lotus japonicus ecotype B-129 chromosome 1, LjGifu_v1.2 includes:
- the LOC130742553 gene encoding homeobox-leucine zipper protein HOX11, whose product MELALSLGDARKSFSLLENLTKSSNKDALGFSIPQEETGKSSEEKRGSSDPPVQLDLLPSTPVLRPHPPSSHIRIPWLTDALGIERVTPEVPARVLNNVNRLPLLPAVEVDTDDGAAISSPNSAVSSFQMDFLLINSNADAAMNKRDYHEFESADRGSDDDENGSTRKKLRLTKQQSAYLEESFKEHTTLNPKQKLALAKQLNLRPRQVEVWFQNRRARTKLKQTEVDCEYLKRCCETLTEENRRLQKELQELRALKSCQPFYMQLPATTLTMCPSCERVATNTTTGAANNNQTTSPTATANNNNNNNNGSQIPAALSLGKPKMSPFPNGQAS is encoded by the exons ATGGAGCTTGCTTTGAGCTTGGGCGACGCACGGAAATCGTTCTCTTTGCTTGAAAATCTCACAAAATCATCCAACAAAGACGCTCTAGGATTCTCCATACCACAAGAAGAAACTGGAAAATCTTCAGAAGAGAAAAGGGGTTCCTCAGATCCACCCGTTCAGCTAGATCTTCTTCCTTCAACACCGGTTCTTCGACCCCACCCACCTTCTTCACACATTCGAATTCCATGGCTCACCGATGCAC TGGGTATTGAACGGGTCACACCGGAAGTACCGGCAAGGGTGTTGAATAATGTGAACCGGTTACCGTTGCTGCCGGCGGTGGAGGTCGACACTGATGACGGTGCTGCGATTTCATCTCCAAACAGTGCGGTTTCATCTTTTCAGATGGATTTTCTTCTCATAAACAGTAATGCAGATGCAGCCATGAACAAAAGGGATTATCATGAGTTTGAGAGTGCAGACAGAGGTAGCGACGACGATGAAAACGGCTCAACTCGGAAGAAACTCAGACTCACTAAGCAACAATCAGCTTACCTGGAAGAGAGCTTCAAAGAACACACCACTCTCAACCCC AAGCAGAAACTTGCTCTTGCCAAACAGTTAAATCTACGTCCTCGCCAAGTTGAAGTTTGGTTTCAGAACAGAAGGGCAAG GACAAAGTTGAAGCAGACGGAGGTGGATTGTGAGTACTTAAAGAGATGTTGTGAGACTCTAACAGAAGAGAACAGGAGGTTGCAGAAGGAGCTACAAGAGCTGAGGGCTTTGAAATCTTGTCAACCATTCTACATGCAGCTTCCAGCTACCACCCTCACCATGTGTCCCTCTTGTGAAAGAgtcgccaccaacaccaccaccggAGCCGCCAACAACAACCAAACAACTTCCCCCACCGCCACagccaacaacaacaataacaataataacgGTTCTCAAATCCCTGCCGCTTTGTCTCTTGGCAAGCCTAAAATGTCACCATTTCCAAATGGTCAAGCCTCATGA